One window of the Phycodurus eques isolate BA_2022a chromosome 7, UOR_Pequ_1.1, whole genome shotgun sequence genome contains the following:
- the calm3a gene encoding calmodulin 3a (phosphorylase kinase, delta) isoform X1 produces MADQLTEEQIAEFKEAFSLFDKDGDGTITTKELGTVMRSLGQNPTEAELQDMINEVDADGNGTIDFPEFLTMMARKMKDTDSEEEIREAFRVFDKDGNGYISAAELRHVMTNLGEKLTDEEVDEMIREADIDGDGQVNYEEFVQMMTAK; encoded by the exons atg GCAGACCAGCTGACTGAGGAACAGATCGCAG AGTTCAAGGAGGCGTTCTCGCTGTTTGACAAGGACGGCGACGGAACCATCACCACCAAGGAGCTCGGCACTGTCATGCGCTCCCTGGGCCAGAACCCCACCGAGGCCGAGCTGCAGGACATGATCAATGAGGTCGATGCCGATG GTAATGGGACAATTGATTTCCCGGAGTTCCTGACAATGATGGCGAGGAAGATGAAGGACACAGACAGCGAGGAGGAGATCAGAGAAGCATTCAGAGTCTTTGACAAG GATGGCAATGGCTACATTAGCGCAGCAGAGCTACGGCACGTCATGACCAACTTGGGGGAGAAGCTCACTGATGAGGAGGTCGACGAAATGATCCGGGAGGCTGACATTGACGGGGACGGTCAGGTCAACTACGAGG AATTTGTCCAGATGATGACCGCCAAGTGA
- the calm3a gene encoding calmodulin 3a (phosphorylase kinase, delta) isoform X2: MRSLGQNPTEAELQDMINEVDADGNGTIDFPEFLTMMARKMKDTDSEEEIREAFRVFDKDGNGYISAAELRHVMTNLGEKLTDEEVDEMIREADIDGDGQVNYEEFVQMMTAK, from the exons ATGCGCTCCCTGGGCCAGAACCCCACCGAGGCCGAGCTGCAGGACATGATCAATGAGGTCGATGCCGATG GTAATGGGACAATTGATTTCCCGGAGTTCCTGACAATGATGGCGAGGAAGATGAAGGACACAGACAGCGAGGAGGAGATCAGAGAAGCATTCAGAGTCTTTGACAAG GATGGCAATGGCTACATTAGCGCAGCAGAGCTACGGCACGTCATGACCAACTTGGGGGAGAAGCTCACTGATGAGGAGGTCGACGAAATGATCCGGGAGGCTGACATTGACGGGGACGGTCAGGTCAACTACGAGG AATTTGTCCAGATGATGACCGCCAAGTGA
- the si:ch211-261a10.5 gene encoding LOW QUALITY PROTEIN: potassium channel subfamily K member 13 (The sequence of the model RefSeq protein was modified relative to this genomic sequence to represent the inferred CDS: deleted 2 bases in 1 codon; substituted 1 base at 1 genomic stop codon) codes for MAVKKDCSPSLSASVDTSRFALLLVLIALYMLPGAILFSSLESSAELLAHPHWQKRLRDFSQEHNTSYRDLKSLLRRYEKARMAGIRAEQGRTLWDIPGAFYFVGTVVSTIGFGGTEPSTIAGKVLLMFYGLFGCSAAILFFNLFPERVIELLSFLSFWCHSKRIQHGQLASRGRGGDRKDERKPPTYQVALVLFVAVMVVACGAASLYSAMEGWTYKESLYFCFVAFSKVGFGDFVSVHRNQHEDIXAYQVANCAVMLLGVCCTYSLFNTVSVIIRKGLNCIMRTRGTAYSRFLQLSYLSDYIHCTRASTMYFAVMRVKWKQFATENSLTKTMNVKCI; via the exons ATGGCAGTGAAGAAAGATTGCTCTCCATCCCTGTCAGCCAGTGTGGATACCTCTCGCTTCGCCCTCCTCTTAGTGCTCATTGCCCTTTACATGCTGCCTGGCGCCATCTTATTTTCTTCCTTAGAGAGCTCAGCGGAACTTTTGGCCCACCCGCATTGGCAAAAGAGGTTAAGGGACTTCAGTCAGGAGCATAACACTAGCTACCGAGATCTAAAATCTCTTTTGCGCCGCTACGAGAAGGCCAGGATGGCGGGCATCCGAGCAGAACAAGGCAGAACCCTGTGGGACATTCCGGGAGCTTTCTACTTTGTGGGAACTGTGGTGTCCAC GATAGGATTTGGAGGGACTGAACCATCCACAATAGCAGGGAAGGTGTTGCTCATGTTCTATGGATTGTTCGGCTGCTCGGCCGCCATACTCTTCTTCAACCTTTTCCCG GAGAGAGTCATCGAGTTGTTGAGCTTCCTCTCATTCTGGTGCCACTCCAAGAGAATCCAACACGGCCAACTGGCGTCTCGAGGCCGCGGAGGTGACCGCAAAGACGAGCGGAAGCCGCCTACATATCAAGTGGCCCTGGTGCTTTTCGTTGCTGTCATGGTCGTCGCCTGCGGTGCGGCCTCGCTCTACTCGGCGATGGAGGGCTGGACTTACAAGGAGTCGCTCTACTTCTGCTTCGTGGCCTTCAGCAAGGTGGGCTTTGGGGATTTTGTGAGTGTCCACAGGAACCAACACGAGGACATCTGAGCGTACCAGGTGGCAAACTGTGCCGTGATGCTCCTGGGAGTGTGCTGCACATACTCGCTCTTTAACACCGTCTCTGTGATTATCAGAAAAGGACTCAACTGCATAATGAGGACACGGGGCACAGCTTATAGCCGTTTTCTGCAACTCAGCTATCTATCTGACTACATACACTGTACTCGTGCAAGTACGATGTATTTTGCTGTGATGAGGGTAAAGTGGAAACAGTTTGCCACGGAGAACTcactaacaaaaacaatgaatgtgAAGTGCATTTAG
- the gemin7 gene encoding gem-associated protein 7, whose translation MATPVPVLRLPRGPDPHSRGFDPKSPRFIALCSPSIISSSSPRACADPEELKREQHVRAQLRERFLRCLLATRDKKVRFRMHADVSVDATFGGCDIDVLNLQVSDLHTPIGVQKEALIRCQDVISYTFDL comes from the coding sequence ATGGCAACACCGGTGCCCGTGCTTCGCCTGCCGAGGGGACCTGACCCCCACAGCCGTGGCTTCGACCCCAAATCCCCTCGTTTCATCGCTCTGTGCAGCCCGTCCATCATTTCTTCCTCGTCGCCACGCGCATGCGCAGACCCGGAGGAACTGAAGCGGGAGCAACACGTGCGTGCGCAGTTGCGGGAGCGCTTCCTCAGGTGTCTGCTTGCCACGCGGGACAAGAAGGTGCGCTTCCGCATGCACGCCGACGTGAGCGTGGACGCCACGTTCGGAGGCTGCGACATCGACGTGCTCAACCTGCAGGTGTCCGACCTGCACACTCCCATCGGCGTGCAGAAGGAGGCCCTCATCAGATGCCAGGACGTAATTTCATACACGTTTGATTTgtga